A stretch of the Gossypium hirsutum isolate 1008001.06 chromosome D07, Gossypium_hirsutum_v2.1, whole genome shotgun sequence genome encodes the following:
- the LOC107956198 gene encoding uncharacterized protein has translation MKALVQNGVQNKRAGQQPQRGQSHSRADIGSTHSYISCLMVDKLGVGVEETVSDLTVVSPLGQSVTVNKIYEGFHWKLVSGTPSSLECASKRVTLKTSAGKEIMMCKWVSYGWNPNCEGVFGFFPKELPGIPLDWEVEFGIDLLPKTTLVSIAPYRMSPKELKELKVQLQQLLDRGFIRPSVLPSESSVLFIKKND, from the exons ATGAAAGCTCTGGTGCAGAACGGGGTCCAGAATAAGAGGGCTGGGCAACAGCCTCAGAGAGGTCAGAGTCATTCTAGAGCTG ATATTGGGTCTACCCATTCGTATATTTCTTGTTTAATGGTTGATAAATTGGGTGTTGGGGTAGAGGAAACTGTTAGTGACCTAACTGTAGTTAGTCCTTTAGGGCAATCTGTCACTGTGAATAAAATATATGAAGGTTTCCATTGGAA ACTGGTTAGTGGAACACCAAGCAGTTTAGAGTGTGCTTCTAAGAGGGTCACTCTGAAGACATCTGCTGGTAAGGAGATTATGATG TGCAAATGGGTCAGTTATGGATGGAATCCGAACTGTGAGGGAGTTTTTGGATTTTTTCCAAAAGAGTTGCCTGGAATACCTCTGGATTGGgaggttgagtttgggattgatcTATTGCCCAAGACTACTCTAGTGTCTATTGCTCCCTACCGCATGTCACCTAAAGAACTTAAGGAGCTTAAGGTTCAACTTCAACAACTTTTGGACCGTGGTTTCATAAGACCAAGTGTTTTACCTTCAGAATCTTCGGTCTTGTTCATCAAGAAGAACGATTGA